Proteins from a genomic interval of Caulobacter rhizosphaerae:
- a CDS encoding alpha/beta hydrolase has protein sequence MTQTPFGETFRFNVWDDEAGDGLGFTLADPAASRLDLEVAAVERPQVLAFAPEVPNGGAMLVLAGGGYTQLMLGKEGVEVALWLNSLGYHAFVLVHRFPDAAGGPQAPVDDAGEAMRLIRVRAPGLGVDTGRVGVLGLSSGGHLAACLAAAYPDAWTAPASAAPAQSARPDALVVAYGPISTNAAGRAVVADKPPLEPAQKQALYEALQPDAALMADPPPAFIVYAASDPVVPVENGLRLQRAYLDRGGHAELHVFAEAPHGFALRTPDLPVGAWPTLCARWLEAVGV, from the coding sequence ATGACCCAAACGCCGTTTGGCGAGACCTTCCGTTTCAATGTCTGGGACGATGAGGCCGGCGACGGCCTGGGGTTCACCCTGGCCGATCCGGCGGCGTCGCGGCTGGACCTGGAGGTGGCGGCCGTCGAGCGGCCCCAGGTCCTGGCCTTCGCGCCCGAGGTTCCGAACGGCGGGGCGATGCTGGTCCTGGCCGGCGGCGGCTACACCCAGCTGATGCTGGGCAAGGAAGGCGTCGAGGTGGCGCTGTGGCTGAACAGCCTGGGCTACCACGCCTTCGTCCTGGTCCACCGCTTTCCCGACGCGGCCGGCGGCCCGCAGGCGCCGGTCGACGACGCGGGCGAGGCGATGCGGCTGATCCGGGTCCGCGCGCCGGGCCTCGGCGTCGACACGGGTCGCGTGGGCGTCCTGGGGCTGTCGTCGGGCGGTCACCTGGCCGCTTGCCTGGCGGCCGCCTATCCCGACGCCTGGACCGCGCCGGCCTCGGCGGCGCCGGCCCAGAGCGCGCGGCCGGACGCCCTGGTCGTCGCCTACGGACCGATCTCGACCAACGCCGCGGGGCGGGCCGTGGTCGCCGACAAGCCGCCGCTGGAGCCGGCCCAGAAGCAGGCGCTGTACGAGGCCCTGCAGCCGGACGCGGCGCTGATGGCCGACCCGCCGCCCGCGTTCATCGTCTACGCCGCGAGCGATCCTGTCGTGCCGGTCGAGAACGGCCTGCGCCTGCAGCGCGCCTATCTGGACCGCGGGGGACACGCCGAACTGCATGTCTTCGCGGAAGCCCCGCACGGCTTCGCCCTGCGCACGCCCGACCTGCCGGTCGGCGCCTGGCCGACCCTGTGCGCCCGCTGGCTGGAGGCGGTGGGGGTCTAG